One genomic segment of Myxococcales bacterium includes these proteins:
- a CDS encoding TldD/PmbA family protein, whose translation MALGERVVAMATKGGATVAEALMRRGAELSTKVRLGEPELVEEAGHRSIGMRLMKDKRVATTSTSDLSDAGLERFVKDGLELLDLAQEDAFAGPADPKLLCDPEKQPDLDLFDPAGSQVNAAQAISLAKRGEAAARAFDARITNSDGATFGRSVSAVAVVLSSGFRAAYRGSYQSLSIVSVAEDEGGKKRRGYEWTARRHLAELDEPEHVGREAAKRTLRMLGAKTVATAEVPVVFDKEAARSMLSLMAGCIMGSSIWRKSSYLVGREGTRIASDLITVVDDPLILRAPGSRPFDGEGLASRKNLVVENGILRTYLCDSYSARKLGRESTASASRGSSAGVGPSTTNFVLQPGKDSPESIIKGTKRGLYVTEMMGYGFSAVTGDFSRGASGFWIENGELTYPVSEITISLNVDDLWQRVDAVASDLDLRTSTAAPTFRVSKMTVAGGGATT comes from the coding sequence GTGGCGTTGGGTGAGCGCGTCGTGGCCATGGCCACCAAAGGGGGCGCCACCGTCGCCGAGGCGCTGATGCGTCGGGGGGCGGAGCTCAGCACGAAGGTTCGCCTCGGCGAGCCGGAGCTTGTGGAGGAGGCGGGCCATCGCTCTATCGGCATGCGCCTCATGAAGGACAAGCGCGTCGCCACGACGTCGACGAGCGATCTCTCCGACGCGGGTCTCGAGCGATTCGTCAAAGATGGCCTCGAGCTCTTGGACCTCGCGCAGGAAGACGCCTTCGCAGGCCCCGCCGACCCTAAGCTCCTGTGCGATCCCGAAAAGCAGCCTGACCTCGATCTCTTCGATCCCGCGGGCAGCCAAGTCAATGCGGCCCAGGCCATCTCCCTCGCCAAGCGCGGCGAGGCCGCTGCCCGCGCCTTTGATGCGCGCATCACCAACAGCGACGGGGCCACCTTTGGGCGAAGCGTCTCCGCCGTCGCCGTCGTCCTCTCAAGCGGCTTTCGCGCCGCATACCGCGGCTCCTACCAGTCGCTCAGCATCGTCTCAGTGGCAGAGGATGAGGGCGGCAAGAAGCGCCGCGGCTACGAATGGACCGCGAGGCGTCACCTCGCGGAGCTCGACGAGCCAGAGCACGTGGGCCGCGAAGCGGCGAAGCGCACCCTTCGGATGCTCGGCGCCAAGACCGTAGCGACCGCTGAGGTCCCCGTCGTCTTCGACAAGGAGGCGGCACGTTCCATGCTGTCGCTCATGGCCGGCTGCATCATGGGCAGCTCCATTTGGCGCAAGTCGAGCTACCTCGTGGGTCGCGAAGGCACGCGCATCGCGAGCGATCTCATCACCGTCGTCGATGATCCGCTCATCTTGCGTGCGCCCGGCTCGCGCCCCTTCGACGGTGAGGGGCTCGCCAGTCGCAAGAACCTCGTCGTCGAGAACGGCATCCTTCGAACCTACCTCTGCGACAGCTACTCGGCGCGCAAGCTCGGACGCGAGAGCACGGCGAGCGCCTCGCGCGGGTCGTCGGCGGGCGTGGGCCCGAGCACCACGAACTTCGTGCTGCAGCCCGGGAAAGATTCCCCCGAATCCATCATCAAGGGCACCAAGCGAGGCCTCTACGTGACGGAGATGATGGGCTACGGCTTCAGCGCCGTGACGGGCGATTTCTCGCGCGGGGCCAGCGGTTTCTGGATCGAAAACGGCGAGCTTACCTACCCCGTCAGCGAGATCACCATCTCGCTCAACGTTGACGACCTGTGGCAGCGCGTCGATGCCGTCGCCAGCGATCTCGATCTGCGAACCTCGACGGCGGCACCCACGTTCCGCGTGTCAAAGATGACGGTCGCCGGTGGAGGAGCCACCACGTGA
- a CDS encoding protein kinase, with protein sequence MTPVAAPTMKICPSCQGHFPADGLFCPNDGSRLLPITEMGSVPGSGNHGQAKDPYLGREILEHIEIKELAGIGAMGRVYRAFQKGIDRDVAVKILHRELSANPQLVGRFLREAKVASRLQHPNVVHVLLSGQLPDGALYIVMEYLNGESLHAALTGDTGIFDLARALHVTLQLCDAVGEAHVQGIVHRDLKPENVMLVRRGQDADFVKVLDFGIARLNWSEQSMATATGLIFGTARYISPEGAQGEKVGPPGDVYSIATLLYQMLAGRTPFEGQQAVGLLIQQIHEPPPPLRSHHAAREVPPAIADVVMRGLAKAPAERPDGARAFGRALVDAARASGVAADDYYARSLFASPSTTGRAAAPRSDPALPALPANVTPHAPSQSTRDVNEVPLAAPTAKWTPPAAVQAQLAAIAQERKDARPRESQPSVDPTLDDDDVHPGMRARTDFATPSPTLVSPTNGTVRLASSPVLLPSSDRAGPTGTVPLKSDDEEVVRARATIAEGRGRDTAFASAPSSADVQTVPPAEPRDVRRRMPTLAIVVLCFFVGVGGALALHRAGALQKLGGGGHVVTAPFEEHAARIEAAMREERWDAPPGENVRELFAVGFAKWPAEPRLVALRGRATDALVKRAVVEKQAREIAKAARLAALASALAPENPTTRALADEYAHELEAVAPPLATVVPAPPTLATGKGPTPSAATNAAKVVLDTSPAKARLGQPVQLVAKVQAKGAITDGVFLVLGAGQAQGTRLVPMSDGATFRTAFTFLEAGRYEISFTAKADGSVVRTAKTLAIDAATPEAAPSAAPAGSVKWL encoded by the coding sequence GTGACGCCGGTCGCCGCTCCGACCATGAAGATCTGTCCCTCCTGTCAGGGGCATTTCCCCGCCGACGGACTTTTCTGTCCCAACGACGGCAGCCGCTTGTTGCCTATCACCGAGATGGGCTCGGTCCCCGGCAGCGGCAACCACGGCCAGGCAAAGGACCCGTACCTCGGGCGCGAGATCCTCGAGCACATCGAGATCAAAGAGCTCGCCGGCATCGGTGCCATGGGACGCGTGTACCGAGCCTTCCAGAAGGGGATCGATCGCGACGTCGCCGTCAAGATCCTTCACCGCGAGCTGAGCGCGAACCCGCAGCTCGTGGGGCGCTTCCTCCGCGAGGCGAAGGTCGCGTCGCGGCTGCAGCACCCCAACGTCGTCCACGTGCTCCTGAGCGGTCAGCTGCCCGATGGCGCGCTCTACATCGTCATGGAGTACCTGAACGGCGAGTCGCTCCACGCTGCGCTCACCGGCGACACGGGTATCTTCGACTTGGCGCGCGCCCTCCACGTGACGCTCCAGCTCTGCGACGCCGTGGGAGAAGCGCACGTGCAAGGCATCGTGCACCGGGACCTGAAGCCCGAGAACGTCATGCTCGTGCGCCGGGGACAGGACGCCGATTTCGTGAAGGTGCTCGACTTCGGGATCGCTCGACTCAACTGGAGCGAGCAGTCGATGGCGACCGCCACGGGGCTTATCTTCGGCACGGCGCGGTACATCTCGCCGGAAGGAGCCCAAGGTGAGAAGGTCGGGCCACCGGGCGACGTCTACTCGATCGCGACCTTGCTCTATCAAATGCTCGCGGGGCGCACGCCCTTCGAAGGGCAGCAGGCCGTCGGACTCCTGATTCAGCAGATCCACGAGCCACCGCCGCCGCTGCGCTCCCATCACGCGGCGCGCGAGGTGCCGCCGGCTATCGCAGACGTCGTCATGCGCGGCCTCGCGAAGGCTCCGGCGGAGCGGCCCGACGGCGCGCGCGCTTTCGGTCGCGCCCTCGTCGATGCGGCCCGCGCCAGCGGCGTCGCCGCCGATGATTATTATGCGCGCTCTCTCTTCGCGTCGCCGTCGACGACCGGCCGTGCCGCGGCGCCACGAAGCGATCCCGCGTTGCCAGCCCTCCCCGCCAACGTGACCCCTCACGCGCCGTCGCAATCGACGCGAGACGTAAACGAAGTGCCTCTCGCTGCGCCGACGGCGAAGTGGACGCCGCCGGCGGCGGTGCAAGCGCAGCTCGCCGCCATTGCACAGGAGCGCAAGGACGCCCGGCCACGCGAGAGCCAGCCGTCGGTCGACCCGACGCTCGACGATGACGACGTGCACCCCGGCATGCGCGCGCGCACCGACTTTGCGACGCCCTCGCCGACGCTGGTCTCACCGACCAACGGCACGGTGCGGCTCGCGTCGTCGCCGGTGCTCCTGCCTTCGTCGGACCGCGCCGGCCCGACAGGGACCGTTCCGCTGAAGAGCGACGACGAAGAGGTCGTGCGAGCGAGAGCGACCATCGCCGAGGGGCGCGGTCGCGACACCGCGTTCGCCTCGGCGCCGTCGTCGGCCGACGTTCAGACGGTCCCTCCCGCTGAGCCACGGGACGTTCGGCGGCGCATGCCGACCTTGGCCATCGTCGTGCTGTGCTTCTTCGTCGGCGTCGGTGGGGCGCTCGCCCTGCACCGCGCCGGTGCGCTGCAGAAGCTTGGCGGAGGCGGGCACGTCGTCACCGCGCCCTTCGAGGAACACGCGGCGCGCATCGAGGCGGCCATGCGCGAGGAGCGGTGGGATGCACCGCCGGGAGAAAATGTGCGGGAGCTCTTTGCCGTCGGCTTCGCCAAGTGGCCCGCCGAGCCGCGCCTCGTTGCGCTACGGGGGCGCGCCACCGATGCGCTCGTGAAGCGAGCCGTCGTTGAGAAGCAGGCGCGAGAGATCGCGAAGGCCGCGCGTCTCGCGGCGCTCGCCAGTGCTCTTGCGCCGGAGAACCCGACGACGCGCGCTCTCGCCGACGAGTACGCGCATGAGCTGGAGGCGGTCGCGCCGCCCCTCGCCACGGTGGTTCCTGCGCCGCCCACGCTCGCGACCGGCAAGGGCCCTACGCCGAGCGCGGCGACGAACGCTGCCAAGGTCGTCCTCGACACGTCCCCCGCGAAGGCCCGCCTCGGCCAGCCGGTGCAGCTCGTTGCGAAGGTTCAGGCAAAAGGAGCCATCACCGATGGCGTGTTTCTCGTGCTCGGCGCGGGGCAAGCGCAAGGCACGAGGCTCGTTCCCATGAGCGACGGCGCCACCTTTCGGACCGCCTTCACCTTCCTCGAGGCGGGTCGCTATGAGATCTCCTTCACCGCCAAGGCGGATGGCTCCGTTGTCCGAACCGCGAAGACGCTCGCCATTGATGCGGCAACGCCCGAAGCGGCGCCGAGCGCCGCGCCGGCGGGGAGCGTGAAATGGCTTTGA
- the scpB gene encoding SMC-Scp complex subunit ScpB has protein sequence MSEEGKTPDAEKKPRSRGGKGRKAPAAEPQDDLVAATTAEQPTAEATEDAGLAGRPTETNEIDEPLPAESTAKTVRGEVAFDAEATVALSGEEMEAHIADSSDPLAAVLDAEDDGDATDDGEPSPATRPLPDSNVARDHLKGLLEALIFASDKPQKAGELARAASAPVKEVRPILEELRGDYAKRGIHLDEVAGGFLFRTSAVYAPFVRDMSTQKPVRLSRAQVETLAILAYRQPITRPEIDDIRGVDCGPVLKLLLERDLVRILGKKDEPGRPILYGTTNAFLEFFGLKSLRDLPTLREFTELNEDSRRVVETELGDVLESKLDDVAPEGGIHGATVESEALREELESTAEEEAGDVGKAAPANDESDAPESGERSDDGGDGDDDDDDDDDDDDDDDDDDDDDDDDDDDDDDDDDDDDDDDDDDDDDDDDDDDDDDDGDDGDKKSDE, from the coding sequence ATGAGCGAGGAAGGCAAGACGCCCGACGCGGAGAAGAAGCCCCGGTCGCGCGGAGGCAAGGGGCGAAAGGCACCCGCGGCGGAGCCGCAAGACGACCTCGTCGCGGCGACGACGGCCGAACAGCCGACGGCGGAGGCGACGGAGGATGCCGGCCTCGCGGGGCGGCCGACGGAGACCAACGAGATCGACGAGCCTTTGCCGGCCGAATCGACGGCAAAGACCGTGCGGGGCGAAGTCGCCTTCGACGCGGAGGCCACCGTGGCGCTGAGCGGCGAGGAAATGGAAGCACACATCGCCGACAGCAGCGATCCGCTCGCGGCCGTCCTCGATGCCGAGGACGACGGCGACGCGACCGACGACGGCGAACCATCGCCCGCGACGCGCCCCCTGCCGGACAGCAACGTCGCGCGCGACCACCTGAAGGGGCTCCTCGAGGCGCTCATTTTCGCCAGCGATAAGCCGCAAAAGGCGGGCGAGCTGGCCCGCGCCGCGTCGGCACCGGTTAAGGAGGTTCGGCCGATCCTCGAGGAGCTACGGGGCGACTACGCGAAGCGTGGCATCCACCTCGACGAGGTCGCCGGCGGCTTCCTCTTCCGCACAAGCGCTGTCTACGCGCCCTTCGTGCGCGACATGTCGACGCAAAAGCCGGTGAGGCTCTCGCGCGCGCAGGTGGAGACCTTGGCGATCTTGGCGTATCGGCAACCGATCACGCGGCCGGAGATCGACGACATTCGCGGCGTCGACTGCGGTCCGGTTCTGAAGCTGCTCTTGGAGCGTGATCTCGTACGCATTTTGGGCAAGAAGGACGAACCCGGGCGGCCCATTCTTTACGGCACAACGAACGCGTTCTTGGAGTTCTTCGGGCTAAAGTCGCTCCGCGACCTGCCCACGTTGCGAGAGTTCACCGAGCTCAACGAGGACTCGCGGCGCGTCGTAGAGACCGAGCTCGGCGACGTGCTCGAATCAAAGCTGGATGACGTGGCGCCCGAAGGCGGCATCCATGGCGCAACCGTCGAGTCGGAGGCCCTGCGCGAAGAGCTTGAGTCGACGGCCGAAGAGGAGGCCGGTGACGTTGGGAAGGCGGCGCCCGCGAACGACGAGTCGGACGCTCCCGAGAGCGGCGAGCGAAGCGACGACGGCGGCGACGGCGATGACGATGACGACGATGACGACGACGATGACGACGACGACGATGACGACGACGATGACGACGACGACGACGACGACGATGACGACGACGACGACGACGATGACGATGACGACGACGACGACGACGATGACGACGACGACGACGACGACGATGACGACGACGACGGCGACGACGGCGACAAGAAGAGCGACGAGTGA
- a CDS encoding serine/threonine protein kinase yields the protein MSQLGNYQLIARVGHGGMAEVFLGLASGMQGFQKLMVLKTLKPELSADPEFIEMFLAEARVAALLNHPNIVQTYEVGSDNGRPFIAMEYLEGQPLSAILVRVGRAEFPVDLHVHVLAQMLGALHYAHEATDLNGRPLAIVHRDVSPQNVFVTYAGQVKLLDFGIAKLSSSASFTKQGVVKGKVGYMAPEQAFGSPLDRRADVFAAGVMLWEALMKRRLVLPTDDDSLAIQRRLAGNDPPPSSVRSEDTVLVEICKRAMAASSSGRFDTADAMREALDEWLGRPAQALERKLARLVEGAFERERSQLKKLVEVQLAQAGTAREVSLIEIEAPASASGSSRDAAVATAAATAAAAAAATVPAPAPAESEPVDHTRADTPKRHRLRGVVAIGAVLCVVAGAVAVSRAPAAKGAVEAAAQPAAPSIAATTAAEVPGARVRLSTSPPSASLVLDERPIANPFDGPVARGAHMLRASAPGYEVEERSLSVEADLVMELALRPATPTPTQARSDGEGDASRSPTRGSRKPNVNTRPAALGIDEKDPYR from the coding sequence ATGAGCCAGCTCGGCAACTACCAACTCATCGCGCGGGTCGGCCACGGAGGAATGGCCGAGGTGTTCCTCGGCCTCGCTTCCGGCATGCAGGGGTTCCAGAAGCTCATGGTCCTAAAGACCCTGAAGCCCGAGCTCTCCGCCGACCCTGAGTTCATCGAGATGTTTCTCGCGGAAGCTCGCGTCGCGGCGCTCCTCAACCACCCGAACATCGTGCAGACCTACGAGGTCGGCTCCGACAACGGTCGTCCCTTCATCGCCATGGAATACCTCGAGGGGCAGCCGCTGAGCGCGATCCTCGTGCGCGTGGGGCGCGCCGAATTCCCCGTCGACCTGCACGTCCACGTGCTGGCGCAGATGCTCGGAGCCTTGCACTACGCCCACGAAGCCACGGACCTGAACGGTCGACCGCTCGCGATCGTGCACCGCGACGTGAGCCCGCAGAATGTCTTTGTGACCTATGCGGGGCAGGTCAAGCTGCTCGACTTCGGCATCGCGAAGCTGTCGAGCTCGGCGAGCTTTACGAAGCAAGGCGTCGTCAAAGGCAAAGTGGGGTACATGGCGCCGGAGCAGGCGTTCGGCTCACCGCTCGATCGTCGAGCGGACGTGTTCGCCGCGGGCGTCATGCTGTGGGAGGCGCTCATGAAGCGGCGCTTGGTGCTCCCGACAGACGACGATTCATTGGCGATCCAGCGGCGCCTCGCGGGCAACGATCCGCCGCCCTCGAGCGTCCGTAGCGAAGACACCGTCCTCGTCGAGATATGCAAGCGCGCAATGGCCGCATCGTCGTCGGGGCGGTTCGACACGGCCGACGCCATGCGTGAGGCCCTCGACGAGTGGCTCGGCCGCCCGGCGCAGGCGCTTGAGCGCAAGCTCGCTCGCCTCGTGGAGGGCGCCTTTGAGCGCGAACGGAGCCAGCTCAAGAAGCTCGTGGAGGTGCAGCTCGCGCAGGCGGGGACGGCGCGCGAAGTCTCCCTCATCGAGATCGAAGCGCCGGCCAGCGCGTCGGGGTCGTCGAGGGACGCGGCCGTCGCGACGGCGGCGGCGACGGCGGCGGCGGCGGCGGCGGCAACGGTCCCGGCACCGGCACCGGCCGAAAGCGAGCCGGTCGACCACACGCGCGCCGACACCCCGAAGCGGCACCGGCTCCGAGGCGTCGTCGCAATCGGCGCCGTGCTGTGCGTCGTAGCTGGCGCTGTTGCGGTGAGTCGCGCGCCCGCTGCCAAGGGCGCGGTGGAAGCAGCGGCGCAGCCGGCGGCGCCGTCGATCGCAGCGACGACCGCGGCCGAGGTGCCGGGCGCACGCGTGCGGCTCAGCACGAGCCCTCCCTCGGCGAGCCTGGTCTTGGATGAGAGGCCCATTGCCAATCCCTTTGACGGGCCCGTTGCGCGGGGAGCGCACATGCTCCGCGCGAGCGCTCCCGGCTACGAGGTCGAAGAGCGCTCGCTCAGCGTCGAGGCAGACCTCGTCATGGAGCTCGCCCTGCGGCCTGCGACGCCGACGCCCACACAAGCGCGGTCCGACGGAGAGGGCGACGCCTCCCGCTCGCCGACGCGCGGCAGCCGAAAGCCCAACGTGAACACGAGGCCGGCAGCGCTCGGCATCGACGAGAAGGACCCGTACCGATGA
- a CDS encoding rhodanese-like domain-containing protein, which yields MPGALYGLLMAGGLSGAFIGAFHHYVVRVSSARVWLSNGAVLVDVDRLPQLGLVPDVVALDIPLEDLPRRAHELGSRRRPVVVFAKSFFRAARAAQTLRGMGFWDVANAGGVDEGKLRASASASVRRTLARGPRRNA from the coding sequence ATGCCCGGTGCTCTTTACGGATTGCTCATGGCCGGTGGCCTCTCGGGGGCCTTCATCGGTGCCTTTCACCACTACGTCGTGCGCGTCTCGAGCGCGCGCGTATGGCTCTCGAATGGCGCAGTGCTCGTCGACGTCGATCGCTTGCCGCAGCTCGGCCTCGTCCCTGACGTCGTCGCGCTCGACATTCCGCTCGAGGACTTGCCGCGTCGTGCGCACGAGCTGGGGTCGCGTCGGCGCCCCGTGGTGGTCTTCGCGAAGAGCTTCTTTCGCGCCGCTCGCGCCGCCCAGACGCTACGCGGTATGGGATTTTGGGACGTCGCGAACGCGGGGGGCGTGGACGAGGGGAAGCTGCGCGCGTCGGCGTCTGCGTCGGTGCGGCGAACCCTCGCCCGCGGGCCGCGACGCAACGCTTAG
- a CDS encoding helix-turn-helix transcriptional regulator, translated as MSPAELKALRKELACTAKELAAALDLEQKVVLAWETGELFPTKQYCERMEALRAKGPSAIPKKSKGGDPMKTLADPALWELLRKLAAHKKLRDEVAKLAAAYPDPAASDE; from the coding sequence GTGAGCCCGGCGGAGCTCAAGGCGCTTCGCAAAGAGCTCGCGTGCACGGCCAAGGAGCTCGCCGCGGCGCTCGACCTCGAACAAAAGGTCGTGCTCGCGTGGGAGACCGGTGAGCTCTTTCCGACCAAGCAGTATTGCGAGCGCATGGAGGCGCTTCGCGCGAAGGGGCCGTCTGCGATCCCGAAGAAGAGCAAGGGGGGCGACCCCATGAAGACGCTGGCTGATCCGGCGCTGTGGGAGCTCTTGCGCAAGCTCGCCGCCCACAAGAAGCTGCGGGACGAAGTCGCGAAGCTCGCGGCCGCGTATCCTGATCCGGCCGCTTCCGACGAGTGA
- a CDS encoding segregation/condensation protein A, whose protein sequence is MTGQRPTDEEERGGVPPSIEGAADPALAGGVPENEERGPGLHAAKGRSLAPEDTAPQSTAVPTKTLDPGPGDEGGLAVSLPTFEGPLDLLLHLCQKHELDILDIPISFVTEKYLEYLALMQLVNLDIAAEYLVMAATLAHIKSKMLLPAPPPGQEDDELQGEEEDPREALIRRLLEYQKYKQAGAELAARGVTGRDVFLRGAEMDVAESNGLPPLAEVPLYSLLEAFQAVLSRAKVKLSHDIVTDRISITDRIHELVGMLKSRTRVEFTDLFADLQTKFDLVITFLALLEMTRLRMTRLHQSDSLSPIYIEIPSGSLDDVDAVEVQS, encoded by the coding sequence ATGACCGGACAACGCCCAACGGACGAGGAGGAACGCGGAGGCGTGCCCCCGTCCATCGAAGGCGCGGCAGACCCGGCCTTGGCTGGGGGTGTCCCGGAGAACGAAGAGCGCGGGCCCGGCCTTCACGCGGCCAAAGGGCGCTCTCTCGCGCCCGAGGATACGGCGCCTCAGAGCACGGCGGTGCCCACGAAGACCCTCGATCCAGGCCCCGGCGACGAGGGCGGTCTGGCGGTCTCGCTGCCGACCTTCGAAGGCCCGCTCGACCTGCTCTTGCACCTTTGTCAGAAGCACGAGCTCGACATCCTCGACATCCCCATCAGCTTCGTGACCGAGAAGTACCTCGAGTACCTCGCGCTCATGCAGCTGGTGAACCTCGATATCGCCGCCGAGTACCTCGTCATGGCGGCCACGCTCGCGCACATCAAGTCGAAGATGCTCCTGCCGGCACCGCCGCCGGGTCAGGAGGACGACGAGCTGCAAGGCGAAGAAGAAGACCCTCGCGAGGCGCTCATTCGCCGCCTCCTCGAGTACCAGAAGTACAAGCAAGCGGGCGCCGAGCTCGCCGCCCGCGGCGTCACCGGCCGCGACGTATTCTTGCGCGGCGCGGAGATGGACGTCGCCGAGTCGAACGGCCTCCCGCCGCTGGCGGAGGTGCCGCTCTATTCGCTGCTGGAGGCGTTTCAGGCCGTGCTTTCGCGCGCCAAGGTGAAGCTCTCCCACGACATCGTCACCGACCGGATCTCGATCACCGATCGCATCCACGAGCTCGTGGGCATGTTGAAGAGCCGAACGCGCGTCGAGTTCACGGATCTCTTCGCCGACCTTCAGACCAAATTTGATCTCGTCATCACCTTCCTCGCGCTTCTCGAGATGACCCGACTTCGCATGACCCGCCTCCATCAATCCGATTCGCTCTCCCCCATCTACATCGAGATTCCCAGCGGCTCCCTCGACGACGTCGACGCCGTCGAGGTTCAGTCATGA
- a CDS encoding LysR family transcriptional regulator — translation MDIPWDDVKVFLAVVEEGSLSKAARRLAMTQPTVSRRIAELEVLLAEALFLRSAGGATLTAYGERLVLPAKRMAESAGEWARAAERSDAQPEGVVRLTAAPGIAYEFVAPFARWLRGKLPAVQLEVISTLQYLDLSRREADLALRMQKPQQRDLVCLAEVKTGVAAFAAPAYAAKLPPKPTARDVDWIGWAPPLDHLSPNPQLAAMIPGFRPVFASDDYAIQLRAAEEGLGAVVLGRVATRFGRPRLTMLDLDLGPYKGELYLVCARSALAIPRVRVVAELLADELRAAREPPSEQKGPRAKRSATR, via the coding sequence CCACCGTGAGCCGGCGCATCGCCGAGCTAGAGGTGTTGTTAGCGGAGGCGCTCTTCTTGCGCAGCGCCGGCGGCGCGACGCTCACGGCCTACGGTGAGCGCCTCGTTCTTCCCGCCAAGCGCATGGCGGAGTCGGCCGGCGAGTGGGCTCGCGCCGCCGAGCGAAGCGACGCTCAGCCGGAAGGCGTGGTGCGGCTGACGGCGGCACCAGGCATCGCCTACGAGTTCGTCGCGCCCTTTGCGCGATGGCTACGCGGCAAGCTCCCAGCCGTGCAGCTCGAGGTCATCTCGACGCTGCAGTACCTCGACCTCTCACGCCGCGAAGCCGATCTCGCGCTGCGCATGCAGAAGCCGCAGCAGCGCGACCTCGTGTGCCTCGCCGAGGTAAAGACCGGAGTCGCTGCCTTCGCCGCGCCGGCGTACGCAGCCAAGCTGCCGCCGAAGCCGACGGCGCGCGACGTGGATTGGATCGGCTGGGCGCCGCCGCTCGACCACCTGTCGCCCAATCCCCAGCTGGCCGCTATGATCCCGGGCTTTCGGCCCGTCTTCGCTTCCGACGACTACGCGATTCAGCTGCGTGCGGCGGAAGAAGGGCTCGGTGCCGTGGTGCTAGGACGCGTCGCCACACGCTTCGGACGTCCGCGGCTCACCATGCTCGACCTCGACTTGGGGCCTTACAAGGGTGAGCTCTACCTCGTGTGCGCGCGAAGTGCGCTCGCGATCCCGCGGGTGCGTGTCGTTGCCGAGTTGCTCGCCGACGAGCTTCGGGCTGCGCGCGAGCCGCCGAGCGAACAAAAGGGGCCTCGCGCCAAGCGAAGCGCGACGCGCTAA
- a CDS encoding chemotaxis response regulator protein-glutamate methylesterase, with translation MEAPIRLLIVDDSAFNRRLIAEIFADDPAVEVVGKAADGEEALRLASTLKPDVITCDLEMPRMDGFTFLRILMAKQPTPVLVVSSYSQKENVFKALELGALDFIAKPDRQISPDAADLREQILLKVKMIRSLRPGAVGGAPSSLPGAGQRPLTGQSIRPSEPAKPPLASIPPRHVIAIASSTGGPTALLEIFGRLRERSASAVLVAQHMPDKFTRSFAERLDRKGPLRTAEAQDGDRVVAATGFVCPGRRCMELVANGNDLSLRVGTASSEDRYVPSADKLLTSVAKAVGRRAVAVILTGMGDDGVEGARAIRAAGGLVIAESQESAVVFGMPGAAVRAGIVDRVLSLSDIAATLAHY, from the coding sequence TTGGAAGCTCCCATCCGTCTCCTCATCGTCGACGACTCGGCGTTCAATCGTCGGCTCATCGCGGAGATCTTCGCCGATGATCCGGCGGTGGAGGTCGTCGGAAAGGCCGCCGATGGCGAGGAGGCGTTGCGCCTCGCTTCGACGCTCAAGCCGGACGTCATCACCTGCGATCTCGAGATGCCTCGCATGGACGGGTTCACCTTCCTGCGCATCTTGATGGCCAAGCAGCCGACCCCCGTGCTCGTGGTCTCGTCGTATTCGCAGAAGGAGAACGTCTTCAAGGCGCTCGAGCTCGGCGCGCTCGACTTCATCGCCAAGCCCGATCGACAAATCAGCCCCGACGCGGCCGATCTACGAGAGCAGATCCTGCTCAAGGTGAAGATGATTCGGTCGCTTCGGCCGGGCGCCGTCGGCGGTGCCCCGTCGAGCTTGCCGGGGGCGGGGCAGAGGCCCCTCACGGGCCAATCGATTCGCCCCTCCGAGCCCGCCAAGCCGCCGCTCGCGTCGATTCCGCCGCGACACGTCATCGCCATCGCTAGCTCAACGGGCGGGCCCACCGCGCTCTTGGAGATCTTTGGCAGGCTTCGCGAACGCTCCGCGTCGGCGGTGCTCGTGGCGCAACACATGCCTGACAAGTTCACCAGGAGCTTCGCGGAGCGCCTCGATCGGAAAGGGCCGCTGCGCACCGCCGAGGCGCAAGACGGCGATCGAGTCGTTGCGGCCACCGGCTTCGTGTGTCCCGGTCGTCGGTGCATGGAGCTCGTCGCCAACGGCAATGACCTCTCTCTCCGGGTCGGCACGGCCTCCAGCGAAGACCGCTACGTGCCCAGCGCAGACAAGTTGCTGACGAGCGTGGCCAAAGCCGTCGGACGTCGTGCCGTCGCGGTGATCCTCACGGGCATGGGTGACGACGGCGTCGAGGGGGCCCGCGCCATTCGTGCGGCGGGCGGTTTGGTCATTGCCGAGTCGCAAGAGAGCGCCGTGGTCTTCGGGATGCCCGGCGCCGCGGTCCGCGCGGGCATCGTCGATCGGGTGCTCTCGCTCTCCGACATTGCCGCCACCTTGGCGCACTACTGA